A genomic segment from Comamonas terrigena NBRC 13299 encodes:
- the carB gene encoding carbamoyl-phosphate synthase large subunit has translation MPKRNDLKSILIIGAGPIVIGQACEFDYSGVQACKALREEGYKVILINSNPATIMTDPATADVTYIEPITWQTVEKIIAKERPDAILPTMGGQTALNCALDLWKHGVLDKYQVELIGAKPEAIDKAEDRLKFKDAMTKIGLGSARSGIAHSMDEAWDVQKKVGFPTVIRPSFTLGGTGGGIAYNSEEFETICKRGLEASPTNELLIEESLLGWKEYEMEVVRDTADNCIIVCSIENLDPMGVHTGDSITVAPAQTLTDKEYQIMRNASLAVLREIGVDTGGSNVQFSVNPKDGRMIVIEMNPRVSRSSALASKATGFPIAKIAAKLAVGFTLDELKNEITGGKTPASFEPSIDYVVTKIPRFAFEKFPAADNRLTTQMKSVGEVMAIGRTFQESFQKALRGLEVGVDGMNEKTQDREILEKELGEPGPDRIWYVGDAFAAGWTLDEVHSITKIDKWFLVQIEEIVKIELELDQLAAAKGDGALASLDVQTLRTLKQKGFSDRRLAKLLHTTDKAVREARKALKVRPVFKRVDTCAAEFASNTAYMYSTYDEECEAAPTDKKKIMVLGGGPNRIGQGIEFDYCCVHAAMAMREDGYETIMVNCNPETVSTDYDTSDRLYFEPLTLEDVLEIVAVEQPAGVIVQYGGQTPLKLALGLEKEGVPIIGTSPDMIDAAEDRERFQRLLQQLNLLQPPNATARTEAEALEKAAGLGYPLVVRPSYVLGGRAMEIVHEQRDLERYMREAVKVSNDSPVLLDHFLSNAIECDVDCVRDREGKVFIGGVMEHIEQAGVHSGDSACSLPPYYLKAETVAEIKRQTAEMAHGLNVVGLMNVQFAIKEVDGKDVIYVLEVNPRASRTVPFVSKATGIQLAKVAARCMVGDTLAEQGVTKEVTPPYFSVKEAVFPFVKFPGVDTILGPEMKSTGEVMGVGKTFGEAFVKSQLGAGVKLPTEGKVFLTVKNNDKSRAVAIAKELVAMGFTLCATRGTAAAIAEAGVEVQTVNKVTEGRPHIVDMIKNNEIALVINTVEERRNAIADSRAIRTSALLARVTTFTTIFGAEAAVDGMKALRGNLDVYSVQELHAQLTH, from the coding sequence ATGCCTAAGCGCAACGACCTTAAAAGCATTCTGATCATTGGCGCCGGTCCCATCGTGATCGGTCAGGCCTGCGAGTTTGACTACTCCGGCGTGCAGGCCTGCAAGGCCCTGCGCGAAGAGGGTTACAAAGTCATTCTGATCAACAGCAACCCTGCCACGATCATGACCGACCCGGCCACGGCCGACGTCACCTACATCGAGCCCATCACCTGGCAGACGGTCGAGAAGATCATCGCCAAGGAACGTCCCGATGCCATTTTGCCCACCATGGGTGGCCAGACCGCGCTGAACTGTGCGCTGGACCTGTGGAAGCACGGCGTGCTGGACAAGTACCAGGTGGAGCTGATCGGTGCCAAGCCGGAAGCCATCGACAAGGCAGAAGACCGCCTGAAGTTCAAGGACGCCATGACCAAGATCGGTCTGGGTTCTGCGCGCTCCGGTATCGCCCACAGCATGGACGAAGCCTGGGATGTGCAAAAGAAGGTGGGCTTCCCCACCGTGATCCGCCCCAGCTTCACGCTGGGCGGCACGGGCGGCGGTATCGCCTACAACTCGGAAGAGTTCGAAACCATCTGCAAGCGCGGTCTGGAAGCCTCTCCCACCAATGAGCTGCTGATCGAAGAGTCGCTGCTGGGCTGGAAAGAGTACGAGATGGAAGTGGTGCGCGATACCGCGGACAACTGCATCATCGTCTGCTCCATCGAAAACCTGGACCCCATGGGGGTGCACACCGGTGACTCCATCACCGTGGCGCCGGCGCAGACGCTGACCGACAAGGAATACCAGATCATGCGCAATGCATCGCTGGCTGTTCTGCGCGAAATCGGCGTGGACACCGGCGGCTCCAACGTGCAGTTCTCGGTGAACCCCAAGGACGGTCGCATGATCGTCATCGAGATGAACCCCCGCGTCTCGCGTTCCTCGGCGCTGGCGTCCAAGGCCACCGGCTTCCCCATCGCCAAGATCGCGGCCAAGCTGGCCGTGGGCTTTACGCTGGATGAGCTGAAGAACGAAATCACCGGCGGCAAGACCCCGGCGTCGTTCGAGCCCTCGATCGACTACGTGGTCACCAAGATCCCGCGTTTCGCGTTCGAGAAGTTCCCTGCTGCCGACAACCGCCTGACCACGCAGATGAAGTCCGTGGGCGAGGTGATGGCCATTGGCCGTACCTTCCAGGAATCCTTCCAGAAGGCCCTGCGCGGTCTGGAAGTGGGCGTGGACGGCATGAACGAGAAGACCCAGGACCGCGAAATCCTGGAAAAGGAACTGGGCGAGCCCGGTCCCGACCGCATCTGGTATGTGGGTGACGCGTTTGCGGCCGGCTGGACGCTGGACGAAGTGCACAGCATCACCAAGATCGACAAGTGGTTCCTGGTGCAGATCGAAGAAATCGTGAAGATCGAACTCGAGCTGGACCAGCTGGCTGCCGCCAAGGGTGACGGCGCACTGGCCTCGCTGGATGTGCAGACCCTGCGCACCCTGAAGCAAAAGGGCTTCTCGGACCGCCGCCTGGCCAAGCTGCTGCACACCACCGACAAGGCGGTGCGTGAAGCGCGCAAGGCCCTGAAGGTGCGCCCCGTGTTCAAGCGTGTGGACACCTGTGCGGCCGAATTTGCCTCCAACACGGCGTACATGTACTCCACGTACGACGAGGAATGCGAAGCCGCGCCCACCGACAAAAAGAAGATCATGGTGCTGGGCGGTGGCCCGAACCGCATCGGCCAGGGCATCGAGTTCGACTACTGCTGCGTGCACGCCGCCATGGCCATGCGCGAAGATGGTTATGAAACCATCATGGTCAACTGCAACCCCGAGACCGTGTCGACCGACTACGACACATCCGATCGCCTGTACTTCGAACCGCTGACGCTGGAAGACGTGCTGGAGATCGTGGCGGTCGAGCAGCCTGCTGGCGTGATCGTGCAGTACGGCGGCCAGACGCCGCTGAAGCTGGCCCTGGGGCTGGAAAAAGAAGGCGTGCCCATCATCGGCACCTCGCCCGACATGATCGATGCGGCGGAAGACCGCGAGCGCTTCCAGCGCCTGCTGCAGCAACTGAACCTGCTGCAGCCGCCCAATGCCACGGCCCGTACCGAAGCCGAAGCGCTGGAAAAGGCGGCCGGCCTGGGCTATCCGCTGGTGGTGCGTCCTTCCTATGTGCTGGGTGGCCGTGCGATGGAAATCGTGCACGAGCAGCGCGATCTGGAGCGCTACATGCGCGAAGCCGTCAAGGTCTCCAACGACTCGCCCGTGCTGCTGGATCACTTCCTGTCCAATGCCATCGAGTGCGATGTGGACTGCGTGCGCGACCGCGAAGGCAAGGTCTTCATCGGTGGGGTGATGGAGCACATCGAGCAAGCTGGCGTGCACTCCGGTGACTCTGCCTGCTCGCTGCCCCCTTACTACCTGAAGGCCGAGACCGTGGCCGAGATCAAGCGCCAGACGGCCGAGATGGCCCATGGCCTGAACGTGGTCGGCCTGATGAACGTGCAGTTCGCCATCAAGGAAGTGGACGGCAAGGACGTGATCTACGTGCTGGAAGTGAACCCCCGCGCTTCGCGCACGGTGCCGTTCGTCTCCAAGGCCACGGGTATCCAGCTGGCCAAGGTGGCTGCACGCTGCATGGTGGGCGATACGCTGGCCGAGCAGGGCGTCACCAAGGAAGTGACGCCGCCATACTTCAGCGTCAAGGAAGCCGTGTTCCCGTTCGTGAAGTTCCCCGGTGTGGACACCATCCTCGGCCCCGAGATGAAGTCCACCGGTGAAGTCATGGGTGTGGGCAAGACCTTTGGCGAAGCCTTTGTGAAGAGCCAGCTGGGCGCTGGCGTCAAGCTGCCGACCGAAGGCAAGGTGTTCCTGACCGTGAAGAACAATGACAAGTCCCGCGCCGTGGCGATTGCCAAGGAGCTGGTGGCCATGGGCTTCACGCTGTGCGCCACGCGCGGCACGGCCGCTGCGATTGCCGAAGCCGGTGTGGAAGTGCAGACCGTGAACAAGGTCACCGAAGGCCGCCCCCACATCGTGGACATGATCAAGAACAACGAGATTGCCTTGGTCATCAACACGGTGGAAGAGCGCCGCAATGCCATCGCCGACTCGCGCGCCATCCGTACCAGCGCCTTGCTGGCCCGGGTGACCACCTTCACCACCATCTTTGGTGCGGAAGCGGCGGTCGACGGGATGAAGGCCCTGCGCGGCAATCTGGATGTGTACTCGGTGCAGGAGCTGCACGCCCAGCTGACGCATTGA
- the greA gene encoding transcription elongation factor GreA, with product MATIPITKRGAEKLKVELQRLKTVERPAVIQAIAEARAQGDLSENAEYESAKEHQGFVEGRIGEIEGKLSAAQIIDPSALDAGGRVVFGATVDLEDEDSGVAVTYQIVGEDEADLKLGLINVSSPIARALIGKEEGDVAVVQAPGGERRYEVVAVKYL from the coding sequence ATGGCCACCATCCCCATCACCAAGCGCGGAGCGGAAAAGCTCAAGGTGGAACTGCAGCGCCTGAAGACGGTGGAGCGTCCTGCCGTGATCCAGGCCATCGCCGAAGCGCGTGCCCAGGGCGATCTGAGCGAAAACGCCGAGTACGAATCCGCCAAGGAACACCAGGGCTTTGTCGAAGGCCGCATCGGCGAAATCGAAGGCAAGCTGTCGGCTGCCCAGATCATTGACCCTTCGGCGCTGGACGCTGGAGGCCGCGTGGTGTTTGGCGCCACGGTGGATCTGGAAGACGAAGACAGCGGCGTGGCGGTGACCTACCAGATCGTGGGCGAGGATGAAGCCGATCTGAAACTGGGTCTGATCAACGTGTCCAGCCCCATTGCCCGTGCCCTGATCGGCAAGGAAGAGGGCGATGTGGCCGTGGTCCAAGCCCCGGGTGGCGAGCGCCGCTACGAGGTGGTCGCGGTCAAGTACCTCTGA
- a CDS encoding DUF4149 domain-containing protein, whose product MTPLQARLPLLLAALWWGSLTAMGGVAVPVLQAHLPSPTQAAAACAALLAAQTWISIACCALLLVVSKRKYAERQEAWAQAAMVFVLGGLLLALVAQYGVAPRVAARQGAVWQYAAVALHVLQWCCALCTLWKVAALALAGRDDAEATPPA is encoded by the coding sequence ATGACACCGCTGCAAGCACGCCTTCCGCTGCTGCTGGCTGCCCTGTGGTGGGGGAGCCTGACGGCCATGGGGGGCGTGGCCGTGCCGGTGCTGCAGGCGCACCTGCCATCACCCACCCAGGCGGCTGCGGCGTGCGCTGCGCTGCTGGCTGCACAGACCTGGATTTCCATCGCATGCTGCGCGCTGCTGCTGGTGGTTTCCAAGCGGAAGTACGCCGAAAGGCAGGAGGCCTGGGCGCAAGCCGCCATGGTGTTCGTGCTGGGCGGCTTGTTGCTGGCGCTGGTGGCGCAATACGGTGTGGCGCCGCGAGTGGCGGCCAGGCAGGGCGCCGTCTGGCAGTACGCCGCCGTGGCCTTGCATGTGCTGCAGTGGTGCTGTGCGCTGTGCACCTTGTGGAAGGTGGCCGCGTTGGCGTTGGCGGGACGGGACGATGCGGAGGCTACGCCACCGGCTTGA
- a CDS encoding glycosyltransferase produces MALNTTSATPERHILCMKWGTKYGPEYVNRLYAMVRRHLKGDFRFVCLTDNSEGIRSEVECLPIPSLDLPAGIPERGWTKLTTFSADLHGLKGTALFLDVDVVITGPLDEFFTYPGDFLIIHDHKRPWRITGNSSVYRFELGAHPDVLEYFRGHFEEIRKQFRNEQAYLSDFLHKQGKLQYWPAEWCPSFKYHGIPSWPTNYWKEPFVPEGARIVIFHGECNPPDALAGRRNRRFRFIKPARWVAEHWRE; encoded by the coding sequence ATGGCACTGAATACGACATCGGCGACGCCTGAGCGCCACATCCTCTGCATGAAGTGGGGTACCAAGTACGGCCCGGAGTACGTCAACCGTCTCTACGCCATGGTGCGCCGCCATCTCAAGGGAGATTTTCGCTTTGTCTGCCTGACCGACAACAGCGAAGGGATTCGTTCCGAGGTGGAATGCCTGCCCATTCCCTCGCTGGACCTGCCCGCTGGCATCCCTGAACGCGGCTGGACCAAGCTGACCACCTTCTCCGCCGATCTGCACGGACTGAAGGGCACGGCCCTGTTCCTGGATGTGGATGTGGTCATCACCGGCCCGCTGGACGAGTTCTTCACCTACCCCGGTGACTTTCTCATCATCCACGACCACAAGCGGCCCTGGCGCATCACCGGCAACTCGTCGGTGTACCGCTTCGAGCTGGGCGCTCATCCGGATGTGCTGGAATATTTCCGCGGCCACTTCGAGGAAATCCGCAAGCAGTTCCGCAACGAACAGGCCTATCTGTCGGACTTTCTGCACAAGCAAGGCAAGCTCCAGTACTGGCCCGCCGAGTGGTGCCCCAGCTTCAAGTACCACGGCATTCCGAGCTGGCCCACCAACTACTGGAAAGAGCCTTTTGTGCCCGAAGGTGCGCGCATCGTCATCTTCCACGGAGAGTGCAACCCGCCCGACGCATTGGCCGGTCGCCGCAACCGGCGTTTTCGCTTCATCAAGCCCGCCCGCTGGGTGGCCGAACACTGGCGCGAATAA
- a CDS encoding YhbY family RNA-binding protein, with product MPQIELTPAERREHRANAHHLDPVVLIGGDGLTPAVQKEVDAALNAHGLIKVRVFGDERATRDQIYQQLCDELNAAPIQHIGKLLVLWRPIPEKEKAFDEDRMPGPRDVKVLKFGKAGQRPEVKQLRVLGNQRLTAGGQIKRAKPKQKSVKKSRLG from the coding sequence ATGCCCCAAATTGAATTGACTCCCGCAGAGCGCCGGGAACACCGCGCCAACGCCCACCACCTGGACCCCGTGGTCCTGATCGGTGGTGACGGCCTCACACCCGCAGTCCAGAAAGAAGTGGATGCGGCACTGAATGCCCACGGCCTGATCAAGGTCCGCGTCTTCGGCGACGAACGCGCCACCCGCGACCAGATCTACCAACAGCTGTGCGACGAGCTGAACGCGGCCCCCATCCAGCACATCGGCAAGCTGCTGGTGCTGTGGCGCCCGATTCCTGAAAAGGAAAAGGCCTTTGATGAAGACCGCATGCCCGGCCCACGCGACGTGAAGGTGCTGAAGTTCGGCAAGGCCGGTCAGCGCCCTGAGGTCAAGCAGCTGCGCGTGCTGGGCAACCAGCGCCTGACCGCCGGCGGCCAGATCAAGCGCGCCAAGCCCAAGCAAAAATCGGTCAAGAAAAGCCGCCTGGGTTGA
- a CDS encoding RlmE family RNA methyltransferase: MKINTKSKKVDKAWLNNHVNDPYVQAAQKDGYRARAAYKLKEIDEALKLIHPGDIVVDLGCAPGAWSQYLRRKLAPKGAAVGDLNGTIISLDLLPMESIEGVHFIQGDFREEPVLAQLEEAVQGRAVDVVVSDMAPNLSGNSTTDGARITHLIELAVDFATHHLKPEGALVVKLFHGPGYDELVALFRQTFRTVKTFKPKSSRIRSSETFLIGMGLKT, from the coding sequence ATGAAGATCAATACCAAAAGCAAGAAAGTGGATAAGGCATGGCTCAACAACCATGTCAACGATCCCTATGTTCAGGCCGCACAGAAAGACGGCTACCGGGCCCGTGCGGCCTACAAGTTGAAGGAGATCGATGAGGCGCTCAAGCTGATCCATCCCGGTGACATTGTGGTGGATCTGGGCTGTGCTCCCGGTGCGTGGAGCCAGTACCTGCGCCGCAAGCTGGCCCCCAAGGGAGCCGCCGTAGGGGACTTGAATGGCACCATCATCTCGCTGGACCTGCTGCCGATGGAATCCATTGAAGGCGTGCACTTCATCCAGGGCGACTTCCGCGAGGAACCGGTGCTGGCGCAGCTGGAAGAGGCGGTGCAGGGACGGGCGGTGGATGTGGTGGTGTCGGACATGGCCCCAAACCTGTCGGGTAATTCCACGACGGACGGCGCGCGCATCACCCACCTGATCGAGCTGGCGGTCGATTTCGCGACCCACCACCTCAAGCCCGAGGGGGCGCTGGTGGTCAAGTTGTTCCACGGTCCCGGTTATGACGAGCTGGTGGCCCTGTTTCGCCAGACTTTTCGCACGGTCAAGACGTTCAAGCCCAAATCCTCGCGCATCCGTTCATCGGAAACATTCCTGATCGGAATGGGACTCAAGACCTGA
- the ftsH gene encoding ATP-dependent zinc metalloprotease FtsH, translated as MNNQWFSKVAVWLVIAMVLFTVFKQFDTRGGAGAGYVGYSDFLEDVRSNRIKSVTIQESPGGTEIMAVTNDDRRVRTTATYLDRGLVGDLINNNVKFDVKPREEGSLLMSLLISWGPMLLLIGVWVYFMRQMQGGGKGGAFSFGKSKARMLDENNNTVTFADVAGCDEAKEEVKEVVDFLKDPNKFQKLGGRIPRGLLLVGPPGTGKTLLAKSIAGEAKVPFFSISGSDFVEMFVGVGAARVRDMFENAKKNAPCIIFIDEIDAVGRQRGAGMGGGNDEREQTLNQMLVEMDGFETNLGVIVVAATNRPDILDAALLRPGRFDRQVYVTLPDIRGREQILNVHMRKIPVAQDVNPAIIARGTPGMSGADLANLCNEAALMAARRNARTVEMQDFEKAKDKIIMGPERKSMVMPEEERRNTAYHEAGHALIGKLLPKCDPVHKVTIIPRGRALGVTMSLPEKDRYSYDKEFMLNQIAMLFGGRIAEEVFMNQMTTGASNDFERATQIARDMVTRYGMTDALGPMVYAEQEGEPFLGRSMSKPSGISEETMQKVDAEVRRIIDEQYHLARKLIEDNSDKMHAMAKAMLDWETIDAEQLDDIMAGKEPRPPKDWTPRNPPSSGDSGHGGGTPAVDTDTAPTAV; from the coding sequence TTGAACAATCAGTGGTTTTCTAAAGTTGCCGTATGGCTGGTCATCGCCATGGTGCTGTTCACGGTGTTCAAGCAGTTTGACACCCGTGGCGGTGCTGGCGCTGGTTATGTCGGCTATTCCGACTTCCTCGAGGATGTGCGCAGCAACCGCATCAAGAGCGTCACCATCCAGGAGAGCCCTGGCGGCACCGAAATCATGGCGGTCACCAACGATGACCGCCGTGTGCGCACGACCGCGACCTACCTGGACCGTGGTCTGGTGGGCGACCTGATCAACAACAACGTCAAGTTCGACGTCAAGCCGCGTGAAGAAGGCTCGCTGCTGATGAGCTTGCTCATCAGCTGGGGGCCGATGCTGCTGCTGATCGGCGTGTGGGTGTACTTCATGCGCCAGATGCAGGGCGGTGGCAAGGGCGGCGCGTTCAGCTTTGGCAAGTCCAAGGCGCGCATGCTCGACGAAAACAACAACACCGTCACCTTCGCCGACGTCGCCGGTTGCGACGAGGCCAAGGAGGAAGTCAAGGAAGTCGTCGACTTCCTGAAGGACCCCAACAAGTTCCAGAAGCTGGGTGGCCGCATTCCGCGTGGCCTGCTGCTGGTGGGCCCTCCCGGTACGGGCAAGACGCTGCTGGCCAAGTCGATTGCGGGCGAAGCCAAGGTGCCGTTCTTCTCGATCTCGGGTTCCGACTTCGTGGAAATGTTCGTTGGCGTGGGCGCGGCCCGTGTGCGCGACATGTTCGAGAACGCCAAGAAGAATGCGCCTTGCATCATCTTCATCGATGAAATCGATGCGGTGGGCCGCCAGCGTGGCGCCGGCATGGGCGGTGGCAACGATGAGCGCGAGCAGACACTGAACCAGATGCTGGTGGAGATGGATGGTTTCGAAACCAACCTGGGCGTGATCGTGGTGGCTGCCACCAACCGCCCCGACATCCTGGATGCCGCTCTGCTGCGTCCCGGACGTTTCGACCGCCAGGTCTATGTGACCTTGCCGGACATCCGTGGCCGCGAGCAGATCCTGAACGTGCACATGCGCAAGATCCCTGTGGCCCAGGACGTGAACCCGGCCATCATTGCACGCGGCACGCCCGGCATGTCGGGTGCCGATCTGGCGAACCTGTGCAACGAAGCGGCCCTGATGGCTGCACGCCGCAACGCGCGCACCGTGGAGATGCAGGACTTTGAAAAGGCCAAGGACAAGATCATCATGGGCCCCGAGCGCAAGTCCATGGTCATGCCCGAGGAAGAGCGCCGCAACACGGCCTACCACGAGGCAGGCCATGCCCTGATCGGCAAGCTGCTGCCCAAGTGCGACCCGGTGCACAAGGTCACCATCATCCCGCGCGGCCGTGCGCTGGGCGTGACCATGAGCCTGCCGGAAAAAGACCGCTACTCCTATGACAAGGAGTTCATGCTCAACCAGATCGCGATGCTGTTCGGCGGCCGCATTGCTGAAGAAGTGTTCATGAACCAGATGACCACGGGGGCATCGAACGACTTTGAGCGTGCGACGCAGATTGCCCGTGACATGGTGACGCGCTATGGCATGACCGATGCACTGGGCCCCATGGTCTATGCCGAACAGGAAGGCGAGCCTTTCCTGGGCCGCTCCATGAGCAAGCCCAGCGGCATCAGCGAAGAGACCATGCAGAAGGTGGACGCTGAAGTGCGACGCATCATCGACGAGCAGTACCATCTGGCGCGCAAGCTGATCGAGGACAACTCCGACAAGATGCATGCCATGGCCAAGGCCATGCTCGATTGGGAAACCATCGATGCGGAGCAGCTGGACGACATCATGGCGGGTAAGGAGCCACGTCCCCCCAAGGACTGGACGCCACGCAATCCCCCCTCGTCGGGTGACAGCGGGCACGGCGGTGGAACCCCTGCGGTAGACACCGATACGGCACCTACGGCGGTGTGA
- the folP gene encoding dihydropteroate synthase, translating to MNTCWQVTRFDIDLRRPRVMGIVNVTPDSFSDGGRHAGTSAAMAHAERLLKEGADILDIGGESTRPGSPAVPLDEELARVLPVVKEAVRLQVPVSVDTYKPEVMQAVLDAGADIINDIWALRQAGAREIIAAHPRSGVCLMHMHQTPQTMHLEHMQADPVAQVRQFLAEQVACLEQLGVARERITLDYGIGFGKSVEQNFALLARQQDLLDLDLPLLAGWSRKGSLGTVTGLPVHERMVPSVTAAVLAVERGARVVRVHDVADTVAALKIWNAMHAHDAA from the coding sequence ATGAATACATGCTGGCAGGTGACGCGCTTTGACATTGATCTGCGCCGACCGCGCGTCATGGGCATTGTGAATGTGACACCGGATTCCTTTTCGGACGGTGGGCGGCATGCCGGTACCAGTGCGGCCATGGCACATGCAGAAAGGCTGCTGAAAGAGGGGGCCGATATCCTGGACATCGGTGGCGAATCGACGCGCCCCGGAAGTCCGGCGGTGCCCCTGGACGAAGAGCTGGCGCGGGTGCTGCCGGTGGTCAAGGAAGCCGTGCGCCTGCAGGTGCCGGTGTCCGTGGACACCTACAAGCCAGAGGTGATGCAGGCAGTGCTGGATGCCGGCGCCGACATCATCAATGACATATGGGCTTTGCGCCAGGCAGGTGCCCGCGAGATCATTGCGGCGCATCCGCGCAGTGGCGTGTGCCTGATGCACATGCACCAGACGCCACAGACCATGCACCTGGAGCACATGCAGGCCGATCCCGTTGCCCAGGTGCGCCAGTTTCTGGCGGAGCAGGTGGCATGCCTGGAGCAGCTGGGGGTGGCGCGCGAGCGCATCACGCTGGACTACGGCATCGGCTTCGGCAAGAGCGTGGAACAAAACTTTGCACTGCTTGCCCGGCAGCAAGATCTGCTGGACCTAGACTTGCCGCTGCTGGCGGGATGGTCCCGCAAGGGCTCGCTGGGAACCGTGACGGGCTTGCCCGTGCACGAGCGCATGGTGCCCAGTGTGACGGCCGCCGTGCTGGCGGTGGAGCGTGGGGCACGTGTCGTGCGTGTGCACGATGTGGCGGACACGGTGGCGGCATTGAAAATCTGGAATGCCATGCATGCACACGATGCGGCGTGA
- the glmM gene encoding phosphoglucosamine mutase codes for MARQYFGTDGIRGTVGKAPITADFALRLAHAVGRVLKRTQERPTVLIGKDTRISGYMLEAAMEAGFNAAGVDVILLGPLPTPGVAYLTRAQRASLGVVISASHNPYPDNGIKFFSAQGTKLPDAWEEEVEALIDAEPAWVDSRNLGKTRRLNDAAGRYIEFCKSTFANDLSLRGLKIVVDAAHGAAYQIAPQVFHELGADVVAIGCQPDGLNINDGVGATYPQALAQAVRAHHADYGIALDGDADRLQMVDAQGRIFNGDEVLFLMVQDRLRRSEPVGGVVGTLMTNMAVEKALESQGVPMVRAKVGDRYVLEELQRRQWILGGEGSGHLLALDKHTTGDGLVSALQVLQACARSGKTMAALLDGLTLYPQVMVNVRLQPDQDWKSNTALAQAQTAAEQELGHYGRVLIRASGTEPLLRVMVEAQDAALAHRLAQGLADAARAG; via the coding sequence ATGGCGCGTCAATATTTTGGTACCGATGGAATCCGGGGCACTGTCGGCAAGGCACCGATCACGGCCGATTTCGCATTGCGCCTGGCGCATGCGGTGGGCCGCGTGCTCAAGCGGACGCAAGAGCGTCCGACGGTGCTGATTGGCAAGGACACCCGGATTTCGGGCTATATGCTGGAAGCCGCGATGGAAGCCGGTTTCAATGCGGCAGGAGTGGACGTCATTCTGCTGGGACCGCTGCCCACACCCGGCGTGGCCTATCTGACGCGAGCACAACGCGCCAGCCTGGGGGTGGTGATCAGTGCCAGCCACAACCCGTACCCGGACAACGGTATCAAGTTCTTCAGCGCCCAAGGTACAAAGCTGCCCGATGCCTGGGAAGAAGAAGTGGAGGCCTTGATCGATGCCGAGCCTGCGTGGGTCGATTCGCGCAATCTCGGCAAGACGCGCCGGCTCAACGATGCGGCAGGCCGCTATATCGAATTCTGCAAAAGCACGTTTGCCAACGATCTGAGCCTGCGTGGTCTCAAGATCGTGGTGGATGCCGCCCACGGCGCGGCCTACCAGATTGCACCGCAGGTGTTCCATGAGCTGGGCGCCGATGTGGTGGCCATCGGCTGCCAGCCGGATGGGCTGAACATCAACGACGGTGTGGGGGCCACGTATCCGCAGGCATTGGCCCAGGCTGTCCGCGCCCACCATGCGGACTACGGTATTGCCCTGGATGGCGATGCCGACCGTCTGCAGATGGTGGATGCGCAAGGGCGTATCTTCAATGGCGATGAGGTGCTGTTCCTGATGGTGCAGGATCGTTTGCGACGCAGCGAACCGGTGGGTGGTGTGGTGGGCACCCTGATGACCAATATGGCGGTGGAAAAAGCCCTGGAAAGCCAGGGCGTGCCCATGGTGCGCGCCAAGGTGGGTGACCGCTATGTGCTGGAGGAGCTGCAGCGGCGCCAATGGATTCTGGGTGGAGAAGGATCGGGACATCTGCTGGCCCTGGACAAGCACACTACCGGTGATGGCTTGGTGAGTGCGCTGCAAGTGCTGCAGGCTTGTGCACGCAGTGGCAAGACCATGGCAGCGCTGCTGGATGGGTTGACGCTGTATCCCCAGGTCATGGTGAACGTGCGCCTGCAGCCTGACCAGGATTGGAAGTCCAACACGGCATTGGCACAGGCGCAGACCGCGGCCGAGCAGGAGTTGGGCCATTACGGGCGGGTGTTGATCCGTGCCAGCGGCACGGAGCCGCTGCTGCGCGTGATGGTGGAGGCGCAGGATGCTGCGCTGGCCCACCGCCTGGCGCAAGGTCTGGCGGATGCAGCCCGTGCAGGATGA